A stretch of the Halictus rubicundus isolate RS-2024b chromosome 16, iyHalRubi1_principal, whole genome shotgun sequence genome encodes the following:
- the LOC143362017 gene encoding 26S proteasome non-ATPase regulatory subunit 2, which yields MITVKSGGPKIETETEMDEEDTRLQEELLQLADVLLGQDENAMLVSLSQLRLLMQTATTSMTAVPKPLKYLRNSYGALKNSYERVQQKNAKQQFAEVLSVLSLAGAAPGSKECLRFCVEGNVVNPGEWGHEYVRQLESEIVDEITNAPVREEQSIRQQLAPLVKHIVKFDMKHNAEIPGCDLCLEIDQLNFLGSYLDSTNFGRVCRYLEGCAAYSEDTERKQILKVVVDQYLRFNEFCKAMLVALQLCDSELVHRCLTSCPDNVTRKQLAFMLARQRDNPLRKEYEGDDAKDLETILSNSHVISHFHSLARELDICEPKHPEDIYKTYEGKVLGKYEPDSARANLTASFVSGFVHAGFGQDKLMTNAEDCWVYKNKDHGMLSATASLGLIHMWDVDGGLVPIDKYLYTSEDYIKSGALLAIGLVNCGVRNECDPALALLTDYVSSSSSTLRIGAVLGLGLAYAGTRRFDVTKLLTEVLGDKESNMEVVALSAIAIGLINVASADPEVSSTVLQKLLELEPHELSDTYSRFLPLALGLIYMGCRDVIEFSSVALEVLPDPYKLASQTMLQICAYAGTGDVLIVQELLRICSEPVDGDNASTTPATSFAPGCCSAPNHQTSESTEKKEKNQIDPKEIGPTQAIAVLGVAMVGLGEGNENSRIFGQIGRYGPIATRRAMPLALGLSSLSNPDYSLMSVLYKYSHDNDADVASNAIFALGLVSAGTNHAHAANLLRQLICYHAKSPTHLFLARISLGLVHLGKGTLSISPLRYGSKILDHTALAGLMVVLVSFLDCRNLILTKSHYLMYCLAVAMEPRWLVTLDENLQSLPVPVRVGKAVDTVGKAGNPKSIAAGYVHTTPALLYLNERAELASDEYETVSSVLEGFVILRKKSVLS from the exons ATGATAACGGTCAAGTCTGGCGGGCCGAAGATAGAGACCGAGACCGAGATG GACGAAGAGGACACGAGGCTGCAGGAGGAGCTGCTCCAATTAGCGGATGTCCTACTG GGTCAAGACGAAAATGCGATGCTAGTGTCGTTGAGTCAGCTGAGGCTCCTGATGCAGACCGCAACGACTTCGATGACAGCGGTTCCAAAGCCGCTCAAGTACCTACGAAACAGTTACGGCGCTCTGAAGAACTCGTACGAAAGGGTTCAGCAAAAGAACGCGAAGCAGCAGTTCGCGGAGGTGCTGAGCGTGTTGTCGTTGGCAGGGGCAGCTCCGGGATCTAAGGAGTGTCTTCGATTCTGTGTCGAAGGTAACGTGGTGAACCCTGGGGAGTGGGGCCACGAGTATGTCAGACAGTTGGAGAGCGAGATCGTTGACGAGATAACCAATGCTCCTGTCAGGGAGGAGCAAAGTATCAG ACAACAACTGGCTCCATTGGTCAAACACATTGTGAAATTCGACATGAAGCACAATGCGGAGATTCCAGGCTGCGATCTGTGTTTGGAGATCGATCAGCTCAACTTCCTAGGCAGCTACTTGGACAGCACGAACTTCGGAAGAGTCTGTCGATACTTGGAAGGCTGCGCTGCCTACAG CGAGGACACCGAGAGAAAGCAGATACTGAAAGTAGTTGTCGATCAGTATCTCAGATTCAACGAGTTCTGCAAGGCTATGCTGGTAGCTCTGCAGCTGTGCGACTCCGAGCTGGTCCACCGATGCCTGACCAGCTGTCCTGACAACGTCACGCGGAAGCAGCTGGCGTTTATGCTTGCTAGACAGCGG GACAATCCTCTGCGAAAAGAGTACGAAGGGGACGACGCGAAGGATCTCGAGACGATCCTGAGCAACAGCCACGTGATCTCCCATTTCCATTCGTTGGCCAGAGAGTTGGACATCTGCGAACCTAAACATCCCGAGGACATCTACAAGACTTACGAGGGAAAAGTCCTCGGGAAATACGAACCGGACTCGGCCAGGGCCAATTTGACGGCCAGCTTCGTTTCCGGTTTCGTTCACGCTGGTTTCGGTCAGGATAAGTTGATGACCAATGCCGAGGACTGCTGGGTTTACAAAAACAAG GATCACGGGATGCTGTCGGCCACTGCCTCCTTGGGTCTGATACACATGTGGGACGTGGATGGAGGCCTGGTGCCCATAGACAA ATACCTTTACACGAGCGAGGACTACATCAAATCCGGAGCTTTACTCGCCATTGGCCTCGTGAATTGCGGTGTCCGCAACGAATGCGATCCTGCGCTGGCTCTTCTCACCGATTATGTCAGTTCTAGCAGTTCAACGCTGAGGATAGGGGCTGTTCTGGGTCTAGGCCTGGCGTACGCTGGCACCAGAAGGTTCGACGTCACTAAACTGTTGACCGAAGTTTTGGGGGACAAAGAAA GTAACATGGAGGTTGTGGCGTTAAGCGCGATAGCCATAGGATTGATCAACGTGGCCTCGGCTGATCCCGAAGTGTCCTCGACAGTGCTGCAGAAACTACTCGAGCTTGAACCTCATGAACTGTCCGATACTTACTCTAG ATTTCTACCACTGGCTTTAGGATTGATCTACATGGGCTGTCGCGACGTGATAGAGTTCTCTTCCGTGGCTCTAGAGGTGCTTCCTGATCCGTACAAACTGGCCTCGCAGACTATGTTGCAG ATATGCGCATACGCCGGCACAGGTGACGTACTGATAGTGCAAGAGTTATTGCGAATTTGTTCGGAACCTGTCGACGGGGACAACGCGTCGACTACTCCGGCGACTAGTTTTGCGCCCGGTTGTTGTTCAGCCCCGAACCATCAGACCTCGGAGTCCACCGAAAAAAAGGAGAAGAATCAGATTGACCCAAA GGAGATTGGTCCCACGCAAGCTATAGCTGTTTTAGGGGTGGCCATGGTTGGCCTAGGAGAGGGCAATGAGAACTCTAGGATCTTTGGACAG ATAGGAAGATACGGTCCCATAGCCACAAGAAGAGCAATGCCGTTAGCTCTGGGCCTGTCCTCTCTGTCGAACCCCGACTATTCGCTCATGAGCGTTCTATATAAATATAGTCACGACAATGATGCGGATGTCGCGAGCAACGCGATATTTGCACTCGGTCTGGTCAGCGCAGGGACCAACCATGCCCACGCTGCTAATCTGTTGAGACAGTTGATCTGCTATCATGCAAAAAGCCCGACGCACTTGTTCCTTGCACGGATTTCTCTGGGTCTGGTCCATCTTGGCAAG GGCACCCTATCCATATCCCCTTTGCGTTACGGCTCCAAAATCTTGGACCACACAGCACTAGCTGGTCTAATGGTTGTTCTCGTATCCTTCCTGGACTGTCGTAACTTGATTTTAACTAAATCCCATTATCTGATGTACTGTCTGGCTGTCGCGATGGAGCCAAGATGGTTGGTCACCTTGGACGAAAATTTGCAA AGTCTACCAGTACCTGTGAGGGTTGGAAAAGCCGTAGACACCGTGGGCAAAGCCGGAAATCCGAAATCCATCGCCGCAGGCTACGTCCACACGACTCCCGCGTTGCTATACCTAAACGAAAGGGCAGAGCTAGCATCCGACGAATACGAGACGGTTTCCAGCGTACTCGAAGGATTCGTGATTCTTCGGAAGAAGTCTGTCTTGTCCTGA